The sequence CCGCCAGAATCTTCATCAGCGTGGACTTGCCGGCGCCATTCGGCCCGAGCAGCCCGAACATGCCGCGCGGCACGTCCAGGTCCACACCACGCAGTGCGGCAACGGGACCGGGGTACACCTTCACCAGATTGCGCAGGGAGAGCATGGCCCCATGTACGCGGAGACGCGTGGGGTCATTTCCATCCGGTGCAACACAAGCCACTGAACAAGCTTGCAGGCCGGGGCTCGCTTGGAGCAGTGTGCCGCTCCCCGCGTGAGGCGGGGCCCCACCCCAGGAGAACAGACATGCCCAAGGCGATTCCCGACGGCTACCACTCTGTCACGCCGTACATGGCGATGAGCGACGCGAACAAGGCCATCGAGTTCTACAAGGCCGCGCTCGGCGCCGTTGAGCTGTACCGGATGCCGATGCCGGGTGGGAAGGTGGCGCACGCGGAGCTGCAGATTGGCGACTCGCGCATCATGCTGTCGGACGAGTTCCCCGACATGGGCGCCAAGAGCCCGAAGCACCACGGCGGCTCGCCGATGGGCCTGGTCATCTACACGGAGAACGTGGACGCGCTGGCCGAGCGCTTCGTGAAGGCCGGCGGCAAGGTGCTGCAGCCGCTGGAGAACAAGTTCTACGGCGACCGCTCCGGCCAGTTCCAGGACCCCGAGGGCTACAAGTGGGGGCTCTCGCAGCACGTCGAGGACGTGTCGCCCGAGGAGATGCAGCGCCGCATGGCGAAGATGGGCGGGTAGGCTTCGGCCTTCAGCATCCGGTGCGGACGGCTTGCTCCGCACCGGAGCGCATTCGCAGTGACTGTCAGCGCGTCGGTAGTTCCTGGAACGTGATGCCGCCCAGTCCCAGGCGGAGCACCGCCTCCTTGAACCGCTCGGTGCCAACAATCACCGTGGCGTAGTTCCCCACCCGGAACAGGTCCAGCTCTGGGGGCAGCGTCACGGCATCCAGAATGGGTTCATCCGGCAGCCGGAAGTAGACCCTGCCACAGGTTGCGCACGGTGGCGGTACCTCGGGCGGAATACAATCCCTGTGCAGTCGGCCGTGCGGTTCAATCTGAAGTTCCAGAACTTCAGGCGGGTTCTTCTGCCGAAACCGCAGCTCCGTCTGGCACCCCAGCAGACCGCGCAGGCCCTCTGCCTGGAGGCGCTCCAGCGCGTCCCGGAGAACCACCCAAAGCGAATCCCCCAGGGACGTGAATGGGTCGAACTTCCCGGAGGCACGTCCCACCAGAGGACCGAAGGTTGTACCGGGAGGCAACACGGCATCAGGCGGCGCCAAGGGGCGCACCAGTTCCCGCAGACGCGCGAACTCGGAGAATGGCTCGGGCCGTGCCTTCTCGAACTCGCGGCGCTCGGGCATTTGAGACAAGTCCACGGCGGGATACTGGTGACCTGAGGTCGCCCACGTGGCACCGCACGTGTGACATATCGCTCCGGGTAGCCCCCATTTGTGTGCGGCGACGAAGCTCCCGGTCACCGCATGGTTCTCACGCAACCAAAAGAAACGGCTCATCTGTTGGAAGACCTCACGCTCCGGGGCGGGAATAGTAGGGCTGAATGGGGCCGCCGATGAGCTCGAAGCGGTGAATCAACTCCCCCGCGAACTTGAATATCTCCGTGGGAGAGGCGTTGTCGTTTTTCGTTTTGAACTCGCGCCACGCTCTGTTCCATGCGCCTCCGCGTCCATCACCGCCGTGAATCCGTCTGTGGACGTGAAGCGGAATGGGCATGGTGTAGTTGTGGATCTTGACGCCCTGGCGCTCGAACCACAGCGCGAGGTCTTCGGCCCGGGGAAAGATGTGGTGCTTCTCCCAACGGCCAGGCGTGAGCTGATGTGAAGGCGGGATGACCCGCTCAGGAGCGCCGTTCCAGTTCGGGAACACCATGACGGCGCCCCGAGGCAGGTCCTGCGCTCCACCCCAGTTCCGCCGAGGCCCCATGCCCGGAGCCGCCGCTGCCGCAGGCGGTCGCGCGGGAGGAAAGCGCGCATGCTCCACATCGGCGGGCAGGTCTCCGCAGCGGTAGAAACCACAGGTGTCACCCAAGCACAGCAGCGTGACGCACTGGTCATCATTGGGTGCGAGGCACTCCAACTCCGCCTCCTCCCATACCTGATGCATGGGAGGCTTGGCAGTGGTGGCACAGCCCAGCCAGGACACGGCAAACAACGACAGCCAGAGGGCATGAGGCGTTCGCATGGTGCGCGGAAGCTACCATCCACGCGGTGCCCCTTACCGGCTCCGTGATGCGCAGGCACTTCATGGACGGCGTGACGTAGCCGCGCCACCTCGCGCTACCGCCCCGCCAGCTTCGAGTCGTACTGGCGGGCCCACTTGCACATGGCGCCGATGAGCGGTGGAGGACTCCGCACTGCCGCCGATGACCGAGTCGGGGGAGGCTCAGCGAGACGAGAGGGAGTCGACGAGCTCACTCGTGCTCACGATGGCGCTCGCGTAGCTCGGGAGGTTGACGTCGAGCGCCGCGTGCATCTCCACGTCCGAGTAATCGGCGGTCGCGTCCTTGACCATCGTGACCTCGTAGCCAAGCTCCGCGGCAAAGCGAACCGTTGCCTCCACGCACGTGTGGGCGATGAGCCCGATGACGATGAGCTTGTGGATGCCGTGCCGCTTGAGCTGCAGGTCCAGGTCGGTGTTGGCAAAGCCGCTGGAACACCAGTGCTCGCTGGCCACGATATCGCCGGGTTCAGGTTCGAAGCCGCTACGGAGCTCGCCACCCCACGTGCCGTATTCGAAGGTCCTCCTCTCCCACGCCGCCCTCTGAACCGGCGCAATGGACTTCCAACCCTCGTAGTCGCCCGGGCGGTATCGGCGATGCAGCGCATAGAAGACGCGAAGCGATGCCTTCCGCGCCGCAGTCAGCACTTGCAGCATGTGCGGGACACAATCGTTTGCTTCCGCGACACGCTTGATGCGACTCCAGACCTTGCCGCCCTCCGAAATGAAATCGTTGTAGGGGTCGATTACGAGAAGCGCGGTGTCCGCCTTGTCATACGTCACGTTTGCCATGCGGCCTCCGAGCCGTTCAATGACATGCCGAGTAACGCGCTCCCGTCTGTCATCCTCAAGTTGAAACCTGCTCCGTGTGCCGGGAAGTGCGTCTCAATGCGGCAACGGAGTCCGACCGCGAACGGCTCCGACGGATGGATTGACCGCCGAATGGGCTCCCCCGAGCTATGGGGCGTCGCTCCCGGAGCGCTTCGTGGGACCTGAAGTGGGAGGGCGCGCCGGCAGGAAGACAGGGCCGTAACACGCGTCTTTGTACACGTAATAGTTGTAGCTCGCGTCACAGTCCTTCAGGCCGACGGCCAGCTTCGTCCAGCACCCACCGTTGATGGGAATCATCGCCCTGCCAGGACAGCGGCCAGCAGCGTCTGCCCGTTTCTGTCCTGGGAGGGGCTTGGGTGGAATGTCCACGGAGATGGTCGACCACGCGGACGGTGCCCGAGCGAAAGGCGTCTGGGCTGTCAATGCGGTGTCTCCAACGGCCACAGTGCCGCCATCCTTTGAATCCTCGGCTGCTGACGCGTGTGCCTGCTGGGCCCTCTCACCGGGATGCGCGCTCAGCAGCCACCCCGCGCCCATCGCCACGGCGCCTCCCAGACTGGCTGCGGTGAGCAAAGCCCCTGCGGTGAGCCCTCGCCTCCGATGCATGACGGGCTGCGCGGCGCCCCTTGCATCCACGGGCTCGGATTCCTCCTGGGCGAAGAGCGGCACATCCGCCTCCGGCCCCGCTCTACTCACGGCCTGCTCCAACGCCTCGGCCAATTCGCGGGCACTGCCCCGCGTCTCGGGGTGCACGGAGAGCATCCTGGAAACGAGCTCGCTCAACTCCGCGCAGCAGCAGACGTTGACGGCACGTGGAGGCCATGGCCCCGTCCCCTCCGGGCTCCAGATGTGAGCCACCTCGTCCAGCAGCGCTGGCGGAGGAGGGTATTCGCCAGTCACCAGCCGGTACGCGGTCATCCCCAGTGCGAAGACATCATCCCCGGGTCCGGGAGCATAGGGCGTGTCCGACGGATGAAAGGGGAATCGAATGGAGCGCCACGCCTCGGGTGAACGGTAGGGCCCCGTCCCGGGAGGAAACGGCGGCGACGTCAGCGTGGCGGCTCCCACGTAATGCCCGGAGCCGAAGTCGGTCAGGAAGACCCGGCCGTCCGCGGCGCTCACGAGCACATTGTCTCCCTTCACATCTCTGTGGACCCCACCCGCTGCATGCGTGGCCGCCAGTGCCCGCGCGAGGCTCGCAAGAGCGCGGAGTACCTGCCGCGACGTAGGCCGTTGCACGCGCGCCCATTCATACAGAGACACGCCCTCGACCCACTCCATCGCGAGATAGCGGTGGGGGATGTCTCCCGGCTGCGACCAGCTCCCATGGTCCACGAGGCGCGGGACACTCGGGTGCCGGAGACGGGAGAGCAGCTCTATCTCTCGCGCGAAGCGTTCATCGCCGGGGTACAGGGCCAGCTTGAGCGCCACGGGCCCGAGGACTCCCTCCACCCCGAAGGCGCGATAGACGGCGCCATAGGCTCCACAGCCTCGCCGCTCCAGCACACGCCATGGCCCCACCCGCGTACCCGGGGGCAAACGGGCCGGATGCAGTGGGCCAGGCTCCATGGAGTGCTCCGCAAGGCGGGAGTGGATTCGCTGCGCGCGCGGCGAGCCTACTCCCCACATCAGCACGTGTCAGCGCAATCTCCAGGGTGGGTCTCTACAATCACCTCTCCTGTCTCAGAGGAGATGCGTTCCCCGGAGTCATTCCATCCGTGAGGCATTGAGGCGCGGATGGCGCCTCAGCTCCCATGCACCACGCGCAGGAGGCCGCGAGGCGGAGGCGCCGCAGAGGCCGCCGCCAGCAACTCCGGCGCGGGCCACGCATTGCGCGGACGCGCCTCCGCGATGAAGTCCACCGAGGGCTTCACCACCTCCGGCGCATACAGGATGCGGTGATGCCCCAGCCCCTCCGTGCGCGTCAGCTTCGCGCCCGGCCACGCGCGCGCAATCGCCTCACCCGAAGCGAATGGCACCTCCCTGTCCCCCACGTCGTGGAAGATGCGCAGCGGCACCTTCAGGAACGGCACGAACGTGGGCAGCGCCAGGTCGCGCAGCGACACGTCGAACCGCTCCTCCATCCGCTCCGCCATCCGCCGCTTCACTCCGTCCGTCAGCCCCACCGTCCTCGCGAAGTCCTCCAGCCCCCAGCGCGGGTCCGCCGGCGGAGAGATGAACACCGCGCGCTCCACCTTCAGCCCGTCCCGCATCGCCACCGCCGTGGCCGCCGCGCCAAACGAGTGCGCCACCACCGCGTACGGCCCGCCCGTCGCACGCCCCACCCACGCCACCATGTCCGCCATCTCCGGCAGCGAGCTCCGACTCCCCGTCGACACCCCGTGCCCCGGCGCGTCGTACGTCACCACCGAGAAGCCCGCCTCCACCAGCGGCGCCACGAAGGCCGTGAGCTGCCCGCCATAACCACTCCACCCGTGCACCAACAACACGCGCGGCCCCTCGCCCCAGCTCCACACCGCCACCTTCTCCCCGCCCAGCTTCAGCACCCGCTGCTGCCCCTTCGCCAGCACCGCCTCCGCCGTGCGCGAGCGCTTCGGCCGCCGCGGCGTGAAGAACAGCTTCTCCGCCCACGCCGTCGCCGCCCACGGCGCCACCGCCCCCAGCCCCTTCGACGTCGCCCTCACGCCCCACAGCGCCATTTTCATCCGAACGTTCGTGCTATTTTCTGCCATGAAGAGGTCCTCCTCGAAGGACACGGGATGCAGTCAGGAAGTCAGTGCGTGGGGTTGCGGGCGGCGGCGAGCAGCGCCTCGAAGGCGCGCTGGGCCCGGGCTTCGGCCTTCGGGTCTCGCATCAGCCGCTGCGCGTGGTGGTAGCCCAGCATGGCCGCGTACTCGTCGTGGGCGAACTGCTCCACGTCCACGTCCTTGCGGAAGTGTCCCTCCGCCACGGCGATGCGCGCGGCCTGCGCGAGACAGTCCAGCCAGTCCCGCTGGCTCTGCACCAGCGCGTCCCGCGCGGGGCCTTCCGCGTCGTCCAATTCCGTCGCCGCCGCCACGAAGATGCAGCCGCCGTCGAGGAGCTTGTTCCTGTCCCACGCGAGCCAGCCCTCGAAGAGGGCACGCACGCGAGGCTCGCCCCGGGGCCGCGCGAGGGCCGGGCGGATGACCCGCTCGGTGAAGACGTCCGTGGCCGCCTGGAGCACCTGGACCTGCAGCTCCGTCTTGGACTTGAAGTGCGCGAACAGGCCGCTCTTGGAGAGGTTCAACTCCTCCGCCAGCCCGCCAATGCTCAGCCCCTGCAGGCCCACACGGCTCGCGAGCTGCACGGCCCGCTCGAGGATGGCCTGATGGGTGAGCTCTCCCTTGCGCATGGACCTTATTTAGAACGCTCGTGCTTTTTCCGCAACCCCATCTACGCGGCGAGGCGCTCAGCCCTCGGTGTTGCGGAGGAAGTCGGCCACCTGGGCGAAGCGCTCGTCGAGGAAGCGGCGCAGGCCGCCGGTGACGCCCCTCGTGTCCATGGCGCGCTGCATGGAGCGCAGCCAGGCGTCGCGCATGGCGAGGTCCACGGGCAGGTGTCCGTGGCGCATGCGCAGCCTCGGGTGGCCGTGGCGCTCGGAGTAGTGCTGGGGCCCGCCCAGCCAGCCCATGAGGAAGAGGCCGAAGCGCTCTCGCGTGCCCGCATTCACGCGGCCCTGCGCGTCCAGCTCGTGCAGCTTCGCCAGCGCCGGCTCCTCGGCGTCCATGGCGTCGTAGAAGGCGTGGGCCAGCGCGCGCACCGCTTCCTCTCCACCGAGTCGCTGGTACGGCGTGTCATCCAGGGTGGGCACCCAGTCATCCGAGGGGGGCAGCTTCAGTTCAACGGGCATGGCTTCCTTCAACGTCGAGGACTCGGCGCACCATCCTGTCGCCAAGGCGCGCCAGACGCACGCGCAACGATTGCGCGCCCGCCCGGCGAGCGAGGTGGCGAACGGTGCACACCCCGCCAGACGGAGAATTGACCGCGTGAAGAAGGGGTTGCTAAGGCCTCGACCCTCCCGTGAATCCCTCCTCCGGCGTCACATCGCCCGAAGCACCCCCACTCCCCCTGGTCTGGGTGCTGGACGACAGCCCGGCGGAGACGGAGGTCATCCGGCGCGCGCTCGCCTCCACCTGCGACGTCGCCGCGTTCGCGGATGGGGCGGCGCTGCTGGAGTCCCTGGGCCCGCGCGCCATGCCCGAGGTGCTGGTGGTGGACTGGTTCCTCCCCGGCATGACGGGGCTGGACGTGTGCCGCTTCCTGCGCGGCAACCCCGCCACCGCGCACCTGCCCGTGCTGCTGCTCACCTCCAACACGCACCCGGATGACGTCGTGGAAGGACTGACGGCGGGCGCCAACGACTACGTCTTCAAGCCCTTCCGTCCCGCGGAGCTGGCCGCGCGTGTGGGGGCGCTCGCGCGCTGGGAGCGCACGCGGCGGCAGGCCCTGGAGGATGAGCGCGCGCGGCGCCTGCTGGTCGAGGGCACGCTGTCGGAAGTCCAGGTGGCGGAGGAGCGCGCGTGGCGCAGCGAGCTGCGCTTCCGGCTGGCGGCGCGCGCCACGCGGGACGCGGTGTGGGAGTGGGACCCGCGCACGGGCTCGGTGGACTGGACGAGCGGCGTGCACGAGGTGTTCGGCTACTCGCCCTCGGCGGTGCGTGACACCTTCCAGTGGTGGGAGGAGCGCCTGCACCCGGAGGACCGCGAGCGCGTGGT comes from Pyxidicoccus parkwaysis and encodes:
- a CDS encoding group II truncated hemoglobin, which translates into the protein MPVELKLPPSDDWVPTLDDTPYQRLGGEEAVRALAHAFYDAMDAEEPALAKLHELDAQGRVNAGTRERFGLFLMGWLGGPQHYSERHGHPRLRMRHGHLPVDLAMRDAWLRSMQRAMDTRGVTGGLRRFLDERFAQVADFLRNTEG
- a CDS encoding serine/threonine protein kinase translates to MLERRGCGAYGAVYRAFGVEGVLGPVALKLALYPGDERFAREIELLSRLRHPSVPRLVDHGSWSQPGDIPHRYLAMEWVEGVSLYEWARVQRPTSRQVLRALASLARALAATHAAGGVHRDVKGDNVLVSAADGRVFLTDFGSGHYVGAATLTSPPFPPGTGPYRSPEAWRSIRFPFHPSDTPYAPGPGDDVFALGMTAYRLVTGEYPPPPALLDEVAHIWSPEGTGPWPPRAVNVCCCAELSELVSRMLSVHPETRGSARELAEALEQAVSRAGPEADVPLFAQEESEPVDARGAAQPVMHRRRGLTAGALLTAASLGGAVAMGAGWLLSAHPGERAQQAHASAAEDSKDGGTVAVGDTALTAQTPFARAPSAWSTISVDIPPKPLPGQKRADAAGRCPGRAMIPINGGCWTKLAVGLKDCDASYNYYVYKDACYGPVFLPARPPTSGPTKRSGSDAP
- a CDS encoding cysteine hydrolase encodes the protein MANVTYDKADTALLVIDPYNDFISEGGKVWSRIKRVAEANDCVPHMLQVLTAARKASLRVFYALHRRYRPGDYEGWKSIAPVQRAAWERRTFEYGTWGGELRSGFEPEPGDIVASEHWCSSGFANTDLDLQLKRHGIHKLIVIGLIAHTCVEATVRFAAELGYEVTMVKDATADYSDVEMHAALDVNLPSYASAIVSTSELVDSLSSR
- a CDS encoding alpha/beta hydrolase, whose protein sequence is MKMALWGVRATSKGLGAVAPWAATAWAEKLFFTPRRPKRSRTAEAVLAKGQQRVLKLGGEKVAVWSWGEGPRVLLVHGWSGYGGQLTAFVAPLVEAGFSVVTYDAPGHGVSTGSRSSLPEMADMVAWVGRATGGPYAVVAHSFGAAATAVAMRDGLKVERAVFISPPADPRWGLEDFARTVGLTDGVKRRMAERMEERFDVSLRDLALPTFVPFLKVPLRIFHDVGDREVPFASGEAIARAWPGAKLTRTEGLGHHRILYAPEVVKPSVDFIAEARPRNAWPAPELLAAASAAPPPRGLLRVVHGS
- the sitA6 gene encoding SitA6 family polymorphic toxin lipoprotein; protein product: MRTPHALWLSLFAVSWLGCATTAKPPMHQVWEEAELECLAPNDDQCVTLLCLGDTCGFYRCGDLPADVEHARFPPARPPAAAAAPGMGPRRNWGGAQDLPRGAVMVFPNWNGAPERVIPPSHQLTPGRWEKHHIFPRAEDLALWFERQGVKIHNYTMPIPLHVHRRIHGGDGRGGAWNRAWREFKTKNDNASPTEIFKFAGELIHRFELIGGPIQPYYSRPGA
- a CDS encoding TetR/AcrR family transcriptional regulator, encoding MRKGELTHQAILERAVQLASRVGLQGLSIGGLAEELNLSKSGLFAHFKSKTELQVQVLQAATDVFTERVIRPALARPRGEPRVRALFEGWLAWDRNKLLDGGCIFVAAATELDDAEGPARDALVQSQRDWLDCLAQAARIAVAEGHFRKDVDVEQFAHDEYAAMLGYHHAQRLMRDPKAEARAQRAFEALLAAARNPTH
- a CDS encoding VOC family protein, encoding MPKAIPDGYHSVTPYMAMSDANKAIEFYKAALGAVELYRMPMPGGKVAHAELQIGDSRIMLSDEFPDMGAKSPKHHGGSPMGLVIYTENVDALAERFVKAGGKVLQPLENKFYGDRSGQFQDPEGYKWGLSQHVEDVSPEEMQRRMAKMGG
- the sitI6 gene encoding SitI6 family double-CXXCG motif immunity protein, whose product is MSRFFWLRENHAVTGSFVAAHKWGLPGAICHTCGATWATSGHQYPAVDLSQMPERREFEKARPEPFSEFARLRELVRPLAPPDAVLPPGTTFGPLVGRASGKFDPFTSLGDSLWVVLRDALERLQAEGLRGLLGCQTELRFRQKNPPEVLELQIEPHGRLHRDCIPPEVPPPCATCGRVYFRLPDEPILDAVTLPPELDLFRVGNYATVIVGTERFKEAVLRLGLGGITFQELPTR